tatatatttaagtacagtATACActgaaatattttatataattttaaagaaaTTAACATATACTGAGATTCATAGACATATCCAAAACAATATAAACAGAACACATGTATCTTAGCAAACTCATTCTTGAGtattctacttatatatatatacctgcaaagTTCAAGAGATCCATTAAAATAATTAAAGCATTATCTTATGCAACATGactaaaagtagtaataacacaCAACACATCTTCATGGTACATAAAACACTGAGTACATTATATGAATGATACAATCTCAAATGCGTTCTAGAATAGAAATGCTGTTTTCTTCACTCCTCTGGACAAGATACACAAAAAAGTCACCAACATTTCAGGGCTGAGCAAGTTCCCAATTTTGCTCTATGGCATTTCAAATTTTTCACCTGATTTAAATATGGTAGGTTAGCTTTGCCCCAATGTTCTATCTACCGTTAATTCAGTTTTTGACAGACTGTAGGAACTATGCTTCTACTTTCCAGTTCACTGGAAATCTAACGACAATTTGAATATTCTTTGCATGAATGAAATAGACTTATAGGTATTCTATTCTTTGCTTATCACTATACCATTAATCTTCCAGCAACTGATGGTCAGGCACCTCTCAAAAAAGGATACTTGTTTTTATTCTAAAATGGTTCTGTGGATTTCATTAATTTCAGTATTTGGCACATATATAGAGGACAATGAGAATTATACATCAATATCCAACAATTGCAAATAAGTCAGTCAGTTTTCTAACTTGGTACAAATTAGTTTAAAATAATGCTTTGTATACTAAAACCAAGTTTTGTCCTAAATGTTCTCTTATCATCaaatttctgttttttctttgacTCATAGACATTTCTTGGAATTCAGATAATTAGATTTTTATCTTCATACTTTTTCTGAAAACATTCAAaacattttaattaaaaaattgGTTGGTTTAGAGAACTTTTCAAGTGCTTTCAATTTGCATATGAATGATTCTTACTGAACCATTTGTTTTGAAACCTGTCAATAAAATGGCTATTTAAGTCCCCTGGAACATAAGGATTGTAAGCTAAAACAAACAGCTGTACGATATAACCCTTTCAGGAAGAGCAATGAGCACTGCACCAAGCCAGATACAGCTGCTACAGAGGAAAGCATACCAAGAGTTAAAAGATGGTatataaatgataagaataataacaacaatgataaaaaacatggGCTGTTAAAGGTATATGTACAGTTCTCCAGTTGCAAACCAAGAAATGGTGTTGTTTGGGTATTGGCCCAGGAGAACTGGCAGCTCGTGAACAGGCTGCCCACAGCAACAAGATAGAATACTGGCTGTTCTGGGGGGAAGCATACCACAGGCATTCAGCTGAGCATCAGTAAATGCATAGGAGTTGAACTAACCTGCAAAACTGACCTCATTGCTCCTCCCTTCAATCAGTTTGCTTTTGTCTTTACcacaccttttttctttctttttctcctaaggGGTGTTCCACTTCTCACGTGGCATTGATACTTGACTGTAAAAGTAGACTTAgtacaaaaataatttttttgtaaAACAATGAGTAAAAACCTGAAGGGCCCCTTAATCCAAACAGAATCATGAGTGTATACTTGACTTTCCCAGAACTGCAAGATTAGTTTGCAGGGTGGCCAAATTAAGTAGCATGTGTAGCATATGCTCCCTTAATTTTTTTTACACTGTATCTCCACTGGTTTTGTGCAATTCCTACCCTATTTTGCTCACATCTATCCTTACTTGGGTCTTCTAAGTGACAGTAATTGTCTATGATGCTTTAGAGCTCCACTAAGTGCAAAATCTGGGGTCAAAGGAGCATCATTCAATTATTCTGCAAACTAAATAATCCAAATCAATGCCACTGTCAGTgatgtattgatattaatgtaataaaagataaaacattaaCACATCATAAGACCACACTTTGCACTTGtctttatatttccatttatgaTACTCTAACACAGAATGATTGATAATGGATAAGCAAAATTTGAAAATAACATTGTCAATCAGTCACATCAGCAGTGTTGTTATAAAAGAATGATAGTATGTTAaaacttttccctctttttttttcacatcacATACTAAATACAAAATCTTCCACTCCCAACAATTCATATCCTTTATGAAACTCTGGCATATGCTATTTCTTATAAAATCTACAAATTGTTACGAAGAGTTATCTTTACTCTGATTGGTTCATCCCTAACATTGATAATCTCCAAAGAAGCCCCATGCATCAATGAAGGTATCTCACAGTTATCTCATCTCTCAGAATATCAAGCAAGTTAggtactccctcttccttccgttcCTTACGTTCCTGTTCGATTTTGGTTTTTATGGTCGTCCTGTCTTTCCCTAAAGCCCTCCACAGACTATTACAGAAGCAGAGGAGTGGCATATAAAGATCATTACATATCTTGTTGGTTCCTAGCATCTCAAATTTCCTGAGAGCTATCTGTGCATACTTATATGATTTTTCATAATTGCCAAGGGCATGAAAACACACAATCAACTGGCAAAGTTTACAGATGAGGGAGCCTGTGTCCCAGTGGAGGATATAAAACAAAAGGAAGGTATTCTCTATCACAGGGCATGCTTCCTCAAACtgagataaaagtaaataatgatcaCTGATCTTCACTTCTGATTCATGCAGAAATTTGGTGAACACAGCAGTACGTCTCAATACCTCTTGTTCATGGACAAAATTCATGAATCGTGCAAGACCTTTACAGCGCTCAGCAATTACTTCCTGACTGAAGTTtcctgagaatgagagagagaaaaaataatgtgatCTTCCTTCTTAAtcttaaaataaaacatttacataCCATGTgttaaaattaaaagtaaaagtaaaagaaaaagaaaaaaatccattattAGGAGTGGATACAGAGATTTTACTCATGCAATTTTTTTTCCCAATCTTTAAGCCATAAGCTCAAATACAGAGCCAAAATCTATCAAAATGTATAGCAAATTAGCATGCAATATCACTGAAACAGTTTTTAAGATTTGGTACTGAAACTTTCACCTGAGAAGTCATTTTGCCCAAAGGATTAAAAAAGGCTGGTTAAATTATCAGGTACACATCTTAAAAAATAGCTTGGTTTGATCCGAATATTACTGATTCAAGCTTCAAGCAAGGTAAACAGACACAAACTGctgggaaaggataaaaaaaaaaaaaattctctattAGGTAAAAtgcttcagaaaaaaataatatgagcaagatttgagaaaaaaagaagcaccACATATAGTGCACTCCTACCACCATGTATATGTCACTAATGtgttatcattctattatcaaaattacatcCTAATTACTCACTTTGTTTCATTTACACTATAATCACCTATATACTATTACACAACATTTTTCTGTTTCATATTACAAAGCCATATTTACCTATTATGACCTTTTTAGGGAATCCATCAAACTCCTCCATTAAAGACCTGTGACTTTCCATCAAGGCATTATAGACAGCATGGAACTCGGAGTAGCGGCGTTCAAATGATGCATACTTTTTGTGGCGAGTTTTATGGTTAGAATAGCCCATTGTGTCTGCAGGGGGCAAGGCCTTCTTCAAAACGGTGAATCTCCTGACCTCCACACAATACAGCTGTTGCAAAAAATGGAAAAATTAAGAACTATACAAGACAAACATGAGAAATATGTTTACGTCCTGAAGACAAAACTTTTCTCAACCATATGATCCTTGGACAAAACTTTATCTCAgagcattatcatcagcatcttccAAAGTGctattaataaataattacatgGATATACTAATTTCTATCCAAATGTAAACTATGTCACTACTTAATCATAATCAAATTCAGGGGTAAGTCATGAATTGTCCAGTTTTTTAACACTGTGCATGGATGGCTTGAcaaaatgccatgcccactttgatTTTACTATGTTAATTGTGTTTActtatagatggctccacaagtgcttagtcaccaaaaaGTCAAATAATTTGTCCTACTTAACTTTCTTGTTTGCTCTTTTCCTTGATTATTGGAGagattcttctttatttcttagtgttattagtattttaataatgtcataataaccataatgtaaaaaaataaaaataaaataaataaaaaataatagtattgatattaatctGAACATGGACCAAATTCTGGGCATAAGGCTTACTTGAGTTACGACTCTCCTAGGTTGCTCCACTCGAAACCTCATATGTGGTATCAAAACTCTGTgactcccctttgcaatgttatcaaTTTTTCACCATTTCCAGGGACTATATTTGTCATATATCATGCTATATCAAGGAGGTAATAGATTGTTTTTACTGAGCAGATTTCATATTATCTCCCTGAAGTTTTGGAAAGAAAAgttttcatttgtattgttatcattgttgatagaattataatggtaacaatattgataccaataacaaccatagtattagtaataacactaacaaagtAAAGGCAGATTGATAATTATGACTACCATGAACCACAACATTTAAGTATTGTctaattattcctattatgaaTTATTTATACTTGACTTCTAACATTTTTCATATTCTACATAATGCTGCATAGAAACTTCTTGgtacattatattttatgtttcttgCACACTTTCCTCTCTATACCTAACAAACACAGCCTAAtacttcatatttttgttttaacttttggCTAATTCTAAACCTGGATAAATCTAATGTCTTTGGTAAATGCACTGACTAAAATAACTggcaaaacattaaaaaaggatCCAGCTAGATaagggaaaaataacaaaaaattttttttatattttcatttgtattcacAGTTGCTTCGCATCCACCTTTAGCTTTTGTCAATAACACCTTGTTATTTATAAAGATCCTGATTAGCTTTCACCACTATTTTTCAGGAAAGGTTTTGGGAGGTCTTAAAACCCCCTGATAGCTTTCCTAAGTTCTTGGTGAGAAATTCACAAAGatttaagaaattataataaacaacATATATTATTGACTCTCATCCATATATATGGTACAATGACAAAGAACATTCATTTTCCTCATGTACATGTGCCCAAATATAAGTGCATATAAGGTTTATACCAGCTTGACAAGCAGTGCTAGTCAATGTAAGTGCATACCACACCCCATGGTGCATGGATTTTTCCCAAAGTGCACAtggactctttttctttttaattcagttTTAAGAGAATATTAAGAATTGGTGCTAATTTCACCATCCAAAATGCAAATCTATACATGGCACCCCATCGCATACAGATATGTATCAACAAATCTATGCATAACATGCAACTTCTCCAACTTTAGACAAACTTACATATTTTCTATAAAAATCTATTTTCATACCACTAAGGACACAGACCATCAAATCAATGATTCTAGGAAGTAATCAGTTAATTTCAAGGGCACCCACATGAGCCACGATTTAAAAGTGATTTTTTCTCCaataaaaatatcagaaaatgagTGTTGTAATGCTGTAGCTCAAGAACTAGCACACTTGGAATGTATGGCGTGTAAGATGTCATAATAAATCATCtactttattaatattcatagtgTGAAAATTGTCTTTCCTTATGTCAAAACCCTTAATGTCAAGCCATGCCAGAAATGACCAAGTCGCCATGAACACATTAATTTTTACAATCTCAGTCAAATCACAATTTGTAGCTCCTCTGGCATAAAACCAAGTGGCCCTGGCTCACCTGTTTGCCCTttaccttgattttttaaaataatttctggTATATAAcaatgctgttactaatgtcaatattactaacaattattataatgtctatactaaaaataacagcactgatactaattgactcctttgtggctaagcacttgcagaaccatctatgtgcagagacatttcacaaaacaatactacaatgAGCATAATATTTTCCTGAAGAGTTtgggttaataacattataagaatcaccaataattatcataacagtactAACATTAACAGGattaggagagaaaagaaaagaagaagaaaaaaaaagatctgggTATGGGGAAACCTGGTGAGGTCAAAGTTTGGCTATTAACTGACAATTTGGTAACCGAGTACATGGAGAGCTTTCTATGTGCAaaagaaatcacaaaaaaataatactcaaCCTAAGAGGTTACTGATATGCAGAAAATATTCTCATGTAACATCATGAATTTCAGAATAATTTaagtacatttacatgtacatttaaAATGGAACTTGAATATTCTTTAAACAGCTTCCTTACCTCAACAAATGAATATTGGTCTGAAGGTATTCCTAGTTGTAATACCAAAAAGTGTTTTTACCAACTAAACTTCAATGACTTCCGACTTTGTCCAACTGAGATGTTGTCCTAAATTTCCAACCCAGTTCATTCTAACATTTCCTGTGTTATGTAAAGAGCCCTCACCTTTAATATATCACTTTCATTGATCTTTGATGGGATGaatctacctctccttcttaACCATGCCTCTAATGTGGTGTCAATATCCCATCTGCTGCACCACATGAACACAACTGATATGATCCAAACACTAAATACACAATAAACTTGAATGCTGGAATTCAATCCTGCCTTGGAGGTTCAGGATTTTCAAGTAATCATTAAGAATATTTGAATCCCAAATACCATTTTTACATTTTTCCTGTAGTACACTTTATCTTGCTATTACACTTTTAATAAAATTACTGCTAAGGCTAATATGAATGAAAGATCAATATAAAATCTGATATTAGAAATATCTTATTCTCTGGCTAAAaaacttttattatccttatagtcTATTCAATCAGAAAATATAGGAAGCAATACCTACTTTTTGTAACACCATAGATAAACAACACATTGGGATACAACACATCATCACTTGACGGCTAACCCACGAACTGATGAAatctaataacaacataataaaatGTGAGCAAGTATAAGTAGATAACTTTGAATATTTTTTGAGAATACAGGACAGCTTATAATAAGTTTACCACAGTCACTGCAAAAATGAAGATACGACAGTGGTAGAGACAAGGAAGTTTTCCTAATGAAAGAATCTGCAATTGCATATGATTCCTTCCTTCCGCACCTTCTGATCACGTTCACTGGTCAACTGACCATGTGACTAAGTGCCACAGTTAACCTTGTTTCTGCAGAAACAGAAAACCATATAATCT
Above is a window of Penaeus chinensis breed Huanghai No. 1 chromosome 19, ASM1920278v2, whole genome shotgun sequence DNA encoding:
- the LOC125035437 gene encoding uncharacterized protein LOC125035437 isoform X2, which produces MDTDDDVSALEEEEVGIWDPSPAPSLGLRQSPSSSPDSDTSLEISSDEEGSETSPFAVQECKEEYKNVVRYVIQSARTHTTEKEKYVLYCVEVRRFTVLKKALPPADTMGYSNHKTRHKKYASFERRYSEFHAVYNALMESHRSLMEEFDGFPKKVIIGNFSQEVIAERCKGLARFMNFVHEQEVLRRTAVFTKFLHESEVKISDHYLLLSQFEEACPVIENTFLLFYILHWDTGSLICKLCQLIVCFHALGNYEKSYKYAQIALRKFEMLGTNKICNDLYMPLLCFCNSLWRALGKDRTTIKTKIEQERKERKEEGVPNLLDILRDEITVRYLH
- the LOC125035437 gene encoding uncharacterized protein LOC125035437 isoform X1, producing MDTDDDVSALEEEEVGIWDPSPAPSLGLRQSPSSSPDSDTSLEISSDEEENSSPTIGSETSPFAVQECKEEYKNVVRYVIQSARTHTTEKEKYVLYCVEVRRFTVLKKALPPADTMGYSNHKTRHKKYASFERRYSEFHAVYNALMESHRSLMEEFDGFPKKVIIGNFSQEVIAERCKGLARFMNFVHEQEVLRRTAVFTKFLHESEVKISDHYLLLSQFEEACPVIENTFLLFYILHWDTGSLICKLCQLIVCFHALGNYEKSYKYAQIALRKFEMLGTNKICNDLYMPLLCFCNSLWRALGKDRTTIKTKIEQERKERKEEGVPNLLDILRDEITVRYLH